A DNA window from Nerophis lumbriciformis linkage group LG03, RoL_Nlum_v2.1, whole genome shotgun sequence contains the following coding sequences:
- the imp3 gene encoding U3 small nucleolar ribonucleoprotein protein IMP3 yields MVRKLKYHEQKLLKKVDFINWEVDNNIHEVKVLRKYHIEKREDYTKYNKLSRNIRDLAQKIRDLDEKDGFRAQSTHQLLEKLYGIGLIPTKQSLSLTEKVTASSFCRRRLPTIMLKLRMAQNLKTAITFIEQGHVRVGPEIVTDPAFLVTKNMEDFVTWVDSSKIKQHVMNYNDERDDFDMLA; encoded by the exons atggttcGTAAATTGAAATACCATGAGCAAAAGTTACTAAAGAAGGTGGACTTTATTAACTGGGAGGTGGACAACAACATCCATGAGGTGAAAGTGTTGCGGAAATATCACATCGAGAAGAGGGAGGACTACACCAA GTACAACAAGTTGAGTCGTAACATAAGAGACCTGGCGCAGAAAATTCGAGACCTAGACGAGAAGGATGGCTTCAGGGCTCAGAGCACACACCAGCTACTAGAAAAACT TTACGGCATCGGACTCATCCCCACCAAACAGAGTCTGTCCCTCACAGAGAAAGTCACCGCCTCCTCGTTCTGCAG GAGGAGGCTGCCCACCATCATGCTGAAGCTTCGCATGGCTCAGAACCTCAAAACCGCCATCACCTTCATCGAGCAGGGGC ATGTACGTGTGGGCCCTGAGATTGTCACAGACCCCGCGTTTCTTGTCACAAA AAATATGGAAGATTTTGTTACTTGGGTGGACTCCTCCAAGATCAAACAGCATGTCATGAATTATAATGACGAG AGAGACGACTTTGACATGTTGGCGTGA